A window of the Osmia lignaria lignaria isolate PbOS001 chromosome 2, iyOsmLign1, whole genome shotgun sequence genome harbors these coding sequences:
- the CaBP1 gene encoding protein disulfide-isomerase A6 homolog CaBP1, with product MITLLRNMQAFLGILILITGAHSLYSSNSHVIDLKPNNFDNLVLNSDNVWIVEFYAPWCGHCQQLTPEYDKAATALKGIVKVGAVNADEHKSLGSKYGIQGFPTIKIFSVDSKPEDYNGPRTAAGIVDAALNAVSQKARRALGGKRNGGDSKSKDSKDVIELTDDNFDKMVMNSEDMWLVEFYAPWCGHCKHLAPTWASAATELKGKVKLGAIDATVNRVKASQYEIKGYPTIKYFAPGKKSFDSVQEYDGGRTGSDIVNWALEKLAENVPAPEVVQIVNEKSLRDACEDKPLCVVSVLPHILDCQSECRNQYLKILNNLGEKYKQKMWGWVWAEAGAQPYIEEALEIGGFGYPALAAVNIKKMKYSLLKGSFSYDGINEFLRDLSYGRGGTAPLKGAQLPKILETTPWDGKDAEPPQEEDIDLSDVDLDEKDEL from the exons GTATCCTAATATTAATTACTGGAGCTCATTCTCTGTACTCCTCCAATTCCCATGTTATAGATCTAAAACCAAACAATTTTGATAATTTGGTATTAAACAGTGATAATGTATGGATAGTGGAATTTTATGCCCCATGGTGTGGACATTGTCAACAGTTAACACCTGAATATGATAAAGCTGCCACTGCTTTAAAA GGTATTGTAAAAGTTGGTGCAGTAAATGCGGATGAGCATAAATCTCTTGGGTCAAAATATGGAATTCAAGGTTTTCCAACAATTAAGATTTTCAGTGTTGATAGTAAACCAGAAGACTATAATGGGCCAAGAACTGCAGCTGGAATTGTTGATGCTGCTTTGAATGCAGTTAGTCAGAAAGCACGTAGAGCTTTAGGTGGGAAAAGAAATGGTGGAGATTCTAAG TCTAAAGATTCCAAAGATGTAATCGAATTAACAGatgataattttgataaaatggtGATGAATTCAGAAGACATGTGGTTAGTTGAGTTTTATGCACCATGGTGTGGTCACTGCAAACATTTAGCTCCCACCTGGGCATCTGCAGCTACAGAGCTGAAAGGAAAAGTGAAATTGGGTGCTATTGATGCTACTGTAAACAGAGTTAAA gcTAGTCAATATGAAATAAAAGGATATCCTACTATCAAATACTTTGCACCTGGTAAAAAGTCGTTTGATTCTGTACAAGAATATGATGGTGGCCGTACAGGTAGCGACATTGTAAATTGGGCACTAGAGAAATTGGCCGAAAATGTCCCAGCGCCAGAAGTAGTTcaaattgtaaatgaaaaaagtttAAGAGACGCATGCGAAGACAAACCATTGTGTGTTGTTTCAGTTTTACCACATATCTTAGATTGTCAGTCAGAATgtagaaatcaatatttaaagATTTTGAATAATCTTggagaaaaatataaacaaaagatGTGGGG GTGGGTTTGGGCTGAAGCCGGTGCTCAGCCTTATATTGAAGAAGCATTAGAAATTGGAGGTTTTGGTTATCCAGCATTAGCTGCtgtaaatataaagaaaatgaaatattcattacTGAAAGGTAGTTTTTCGtatgatggtataaatgaattCTTGCGAGATCTAAGTTATGGACGAGGTGGTACAGCTCCTTTAAAAGGAGCTCAGTTACCTAAAATTCTGGAAACAACACCGTGGGATGGTAAAGATGCTGAACCTCCCCAAGAAGAAGACATTGATCTCAGTGATGTAGATCTTGACGAGAAGGACGAACTGTAA
- the Grip128 gene encoding gamma-tubulin complex component 5 isoform X2 has translation MGTKTLNDIHNDIKQLITTITSFEENEEGFKICERFCMVNIKHHRYLSVNSTTTKEAIKALITKFSIHGKYDVAKKFKELVDIFLSSFDFEQHPQYDLQWCLLTLLLELAKETHKSDLECLTLIRGEFTFNVTSENEKEVPDEIDWAEYLKEGHENFFDDYKSDTESEWSEDEEDTDNLSTNFERSTGVTNTDKTICIPNTEKEINKLSLALNEELKSKNWLLSNVQNTWWNELQWRKYPVKSRVCDAHLCEIWHKAIEGDFYSIGTLSEYSVCRELLWMFHAPMHMVVFQKSGEAKFSIHSNISIPSLTTVAFNSILLPFCEHFSIIYDIEKFGTDLYVEQDGLNKKPPLTYETYNSILKQHIMKFKSEIIDIEKELMKQDKTYTLLSLSSVLKKNLYNLKILHQVHKKAVCNWRIYPNWKCASKLLSSLYFEIQKSHNQERTNICISLYLSSLTVYLNIIDTWLSEGRFEDWREEFIIVRVLNDIALENTEQYETFSLRPLDGICLSDPIMRFLIRKVQHIGQSIELLVSLDRISDIWKINIGNDGTKPSLVEEFYTKLDVEISKYSKCKPHKEIPSINEDEVKEDKHNEDIDKNIIQQLTEFNNPFLLKALEDYLPSELLNKSSTDTFIAKCQSNKVKSNNIFKRLEEVSDYILPFRKILENILAEILVSRYNGASRLVKQMMSEEYKLESHLTLMRSVYMMEAGHIMNKFYQKLFHEIETNQMWNNSYFLSCILEEILSQWWPNSSSRWSITVSNTPTNQVLTAVDNITLHYTIGWPMNIILNEKTFIKYNEIFRFQLKLKWALWTLNNLRFSDLEGSKSMYKKNKLEQFHIRRIESLRFCLLHAISSIHTYLSGQVLQNLSIILEKSLMQTDSLDAIVSVHNEYLKKVHEHCLLTTEYEDLMATINNLIEMCSHVRSRWNYKKLMFISEELDVLESSYNKYHTYLALALHNAIQNKDASYLTGLSSAFNCNMSRV, from the exons atgggcacAAAAACATTAAATGACATTCACAATGATATCaagcaattaataacaacaataacttCTTTTGAG GAAAATGAAGAAGGATTTAAAATTTGTGAAAGGTTTTGTATGGTAAATATTAAACATCATCGATACCTATCTGTTAATAGCACTACTACAAAAGAAGCAATTAAAGCTCTGATCACAAAGTTTTCAATTCATGGAAAATATGATGTAGCAAAAAAATTCAAGGAACTTgttgatatatttttatctaGTTTTGATTTTGAACAACATCCACAATATGATTTGCAATGGTGTTTATTAACTCTACTATTGGAATTAGCTAAAGAAACTCATAAATCAGATTTAGAATGTTTAACATTAATACGTGGAGAATTTACTTTCAATGTAACAagtgaaaatgaaaaggaagtTCCAGATGAGATTGATTGGgctgaatatttaaaagaaggTCATGAAAATTTTTTTGATGACTATAAAAGTGATACAGAAagt GAATGGtcagaagatgaagaagatacTGACAATTTGAGTACAAATTTTGAAAGATCTACAGGTGTTACAAATACAGATAAAACAATATGCATACCAAATACtgagaaagaaataaataaattatcattagcATTAAATGAGGAGCTTAAATCTAAAAACTGGTTACTATCAAATGTTCAAAATACATGGTGGAATGAATTACAGTGGAGGAAATATCCAGTTAAAAGTAGAGTCTGTGATGCTCATCTTTGTGAAATTTG GCATAAAGCAATAGAAGGAGATTTTTACTCAATTGGAACACTTAGTGAATATTCAGTGTGTAGAGAATTGTTGTGGATGTTTCATGCTCCAATGCATATGGTAGTGTTTCAAAAAAGTGGAGAAGCAAAATTTTCCATCCATTCCAATATATCTATACCCAGTTTAACAACT GTTGCTTTTAACAGTattctcttaccattttgtgaacatttttcaataatatatgATATAGAAAAATTTGGAACCGATTTATATGTAGAACAGGATGGTTTAAATAAAAAACCACCTTTGACTTATGAAACATACAATTCAATTCTTAAACAAcacataatgaaatttaaatctgAAATAATTGATATAGAAAAAGAACTTATGAAACAAG ATAAAACCTATACACTTTTATCTTTATCATCAgtcttgaaaaaaaatttatacaatttaaaaattttacatcaAGTTCACAAAAAGGCTGTATGTAATTGGAGGATTTATCCGAATTGGAAATGCGCATCAAAATTATTGTCGTCTTTGTATTTCGAAATACAGAAATCACATAATCAAGAAAGAACAAATATTTGTATCAGTTTATATTTATCTAGTCTTactgtatatttaaatataattgacACGTGGTTAAGCGAAGGACGATTTGAAGATTGGAGGGAGGAATTTATAATTGTCAG AGTATTGAATGATATAGCGTTAGAAAACACTGAGCAATATGAAACATTTTCTTTGAGACCTTTGGATGGCATATGTTTATCAGATCCTATAATGcgatttttaataagaaaagtaCAACATATTGGTCAAAGTATTGAGTTATTAGTATCTCTAGATCGTATTTCAGatatatggaaaattaatattggaAATGATG GAACAAAACCATCCCTAGTTGAAGAATTTTATACTAAATTAGATGTGGAAATTTCTAAGTATAGTAAATGTAAACCACATAAAGAAATACCTTCAATTAATGAAGATGAAGTGAAAGAAGATAAGCATAATGAAGACAtagataaaaatatcatacaacaatTAACTGAATTTAACaatccatttttattaaaagcttTAGAAGATTATCTACCTtctgaattattaaacaaaagtagCACTGATACTTTTATAGCTAAATGTCAAAGTAACAAAGTAAAGAgtaacaatatatttaaaag aCTTGAAGAAGTATCAGATTATATATTGCCATTccgaaaaatattagaaaatattttagcaGAGATTTTAGTTTCACGTTATAATGGTGCCAGTAGATTAGTGAAACAGATGATGTCAGAAGAATATAAATTGGAATCACATTTAACATTAATGAGATCTGTTTACATGATGGAAGCTGGTCATATCATGaacaaattttatcaaaaattatttcacGAG attGAAACCAACCAAATGTGGAATAACTCGTATTTTCTATCGTGTATACTTGAAGAAATCCTTTCTCAATGGTGGCCGAATTCAAGTTCGCGTTGGTCTATTACAGTTTCTAATACACCTACAAATCAAGTATTAACGGCTGTAGATAACATAACATTACATTATACTATAGGCTGGCctatgaatattattttaaatgaaaaaactttTATTAAGTATAATGAGATATTTAGGTTTCAGTTAAAATTAAAGTGGGCTTTATGGacgttaaataatttaagatTTAGCG ATTTAGAAGGATCAAAATCAatgtataaaaagaataaattagAACAATTTCATATAAGACGAATTGAAAGTTTGCGATTTTGTTTATTACATGCAATTAGCTCAATACATACGTATTTATCAGGTCAAGTGCTACAAAATTTAAGTATCATATTAGAGAAATCTTTAATGCAAACTGATAGCCTTGATGCAATTGTATCAG TTCataatgaatatttgaaaaaagttCATGAACATTGTTTGCTAACAACGGAATATGAAGATTTGATGGCTACTATAaataat TTAATTGAAATGTGTAGTCATGTTCGATCTCGATGGAATTATAAAAAGTTAATGTTTATCAGTGAAGAATTAGATGTATTGGAAAGTAGCTATAATAAATATCACACGTATCTTGCTTTAGCTCTACACAATGCGATACAGAATAAAGATGCGAGT